The genomic DNA TCTATTCCAAAAAAAGCACTCGGTCTTCGGGCCGGGTGTTTTTTGTGGTGTAAACCCGCAATTTATTGGTGTTTTGGATATTGAAACTTGCTCAAATGTTTAGTATATTTGGGACATGACTAAGTCCATCGAAATCCGCGACGCGCACGAGCACAATTTACGCCATGTAAACCTTTCCATTCCCCGCGATTCCATCGTGGTGGTAACCGGCGTGTCGGGTTCGGGCAAGTCGAGCCTCGCCTTCGATACGGTGTTCCAGGAAGGTCAGAGGCGATTCGTGGAGTCGCTCTCGGCGTACGCGCGCCAGTTCATCGGCCGCATGAAACACCCCGAGGTGGAGAGCGTGCGCGGCATTTCGCCGACAATCTCGATTGACCAGAAGACGGTGAACCGTAACCCGCGTTCGACGGTGGGTACGGTGGTTGAAATTTTGGACCATTACCGTTTGCTTTTTGCCCGCCTCGGCGTGCCGCATTGCCCCGATTGCGGGCGAGTGATCCAGGCGCAGACGGTGGACCAGATTGTCGATAATTTGTATGTGAGTGACGAGGGCAAGCAGATTACGGTGATGGCCCCGATTGTGCAGGAGCGCAAGGGCGAATACCGCAAGGAACTGGCCGAACTCAAGGAAAACGGATTTGTGCGTGCCCGTGTGGACGGGACGATTTATCGCCTGGAAGATGTTCCTGCGCTTGTGCGTTACGAAAAACACACGATTGAAGCGGTGATTGACCGCTTGACGCTTGAACGCAAGAATATGAGCCGCCTGCGCGAGGCATTGGAAGGCGCACTGAAATTGACCGACGGGAAGTTGGTGAGTTTCTTGCTGTCGGCGGGCGGTTCTGGCAAGGATGGCGCCGGAGAGGCTGGTGCTGGAACTGTGCCGGGAAAGGACGGCGTCGAGGAGTACCGCCTGCAGGGTACACTGCTCGCTTGCCCCAAGTGCGGCATCTCCATCCCGGAACTGGAACCGCGGTTCTTCAGCTTTAATGACCCGAAGGGCCGTTGCCCCGCCTGTAAGGGTATGGGCGAAAGTTACAAGTTTGATTTGGACTTGATTATCCCGGACAAGACGAAGTCCATCAAGGAAGGCTGCATTGCGACCATCAAGAAGGACGACGGTACGCTGATTTTTAGCGACTTTGGCCGCCGCAACTTGAGGAACATTGCGAACGAGATGCATTTTTCGTTGGATACGCCGTGGAACAAGCTCAAGAAGGCGCAGCAGGATGCCGTCTTGTACGGCACGCCCAGCGAATCGGAACGCGGGATTATCCCCATTATGCAGGAACTGTGGGATATGTGGCATATTTTCCACTTCCGCAAGTACATGCAGATAGGCGTTTGCCCCGAATGCCACGGTACGCGAATCAACCGCACGGCGAATGCGGTCACGTTCCATGGTGTGAATCTGACCGAGATGACGGAATGGTCCGTCGAGAAGTCGGTGAAATTTTTCAATAAGATTGACTTGTCCGAAAAGGAAAAGCGAATCGGCAAGGAGATTCTGAAAGAAATCCGCGGGCGTTTGAGTTTCCTCAATGCGGTGGGGCTGGGTTACTTGACTATTAACCGTAAGGCTTCTACTTTGAGTGGCGGCGAGGCCCAACGCATTCGTTTGGCGAGCGCTGTGGGCGCCGGCCTGCAGGGCGTGCTTTACGTGCTTGATGAGCCGAGCATCGGGCTCCACCCCCGCGATAACGATAAACTGCTCGGGATGTTGGAACATTTGCGTGCGCAGGGCAATTCCCTGATTATTGTGGAACACGACGAAGACACCATGCGTCATGCGGACTGCGTGATTGACGTGGGGCCGGGTGCCGGCGTGGAAGGCGGTCGCGTGATTGCGGCAGGGACTGTCGAGGAGCTCGAAAAGAATAAGGCGTCGCTGACGGGTGCGTACTTGAGTGGCCGCAAGGCCATCGAGATTCCCGAAAAGCGCAAGAAGATTGACAAGAATACGCCGAAACTCAAGATTTGCGGTGCCGCTGAAAATAACCTCAAGAATATCGATGTGGAAATCCCGCTGGACGGCGCGCTAACGGTGGTGACGGGCGTGTCGGGCTCCGGCAAGAGTACGCTGATTAACCAGATTCTGCGCCGCGAATTGGCCCGCGTGTTCTACAATTCCGAAGAGCCGGTCGGCAAGTTTGACCATCTGGAAGGCCTCGAGAATATCGACAAGGTAATTGAAATCGACCAGACGCCCATTGGCCGCACGCCGCGAAGCAACCCGGCAACGTACACGAAAATTTGGGACGATATCCGCGACCTTTTCGCCAGCATGGAAGAAAGCAAGATTCGCGGTTACAGCAAGAGCCGATTCAGTTTTAACGTGAAGGGCGGACGCTGCGATGCCTGCGAAGGCGCGGGCGTGAAAATCGTGGATATGCACATTTTGCCCAGCGTGCAGGTGACTTGCGAAGTCTGCGGTGGCAAGCGCTTTAACGATGCCACGCGCGAAGTGTATTTCAAGGGCAAGAACGTCTCCGAAATTCTCGATATGAGCATTGCCGATGCGGCGGAATTCTTCAAGGATATTCCGAAGATTGCAGAACCGCTGAATTTGCTTGTGGAAGTGGGCCTCGGCTACCTTACTTTGGGCCAGCCTTCGACAACGCTCAGCGGCGGTGAAGCGCAGCGCATTAAAATTGCTTCTGAACTGCGTCGCCCGGGTACAGGCAAGACGCTTTACCTGCTCGACGAACCGACGACGGGCTTGCATTTCGAAGATATCCGCAAGCTCATGGATTGCCTGAATCGCCTGCGTAGCCTCGGCAACAGCGTCGTGATTATCGAGCATAATCTGGACGTGATCAAGTGCGCCGACTGGATTATCGACTTGGGCCCGGATGCGGGTATTCACGGCGGTCGCGTGATTGCGACAGGTACGCCGGAACAGATTGCGAAATGCAAGAAGTCCGAGACGGGTAAGTACCTCGCGCCGGTGCTTGCGAAAAAGCACGGCGAAAATCGGCATTTTGACCGTACGCTTAAGGGCGGCGAAGACTTGTCGCTCGATATCGAGGTGCATGGCGCCCGCAAGCATAACCTGAAGAATATTGACGTGACGATTCCGCGTCACAAGCTTACGGTGGTCACAGGCGTTTCGGGCTCCGGCAAGTCGAGCCTCGCGTTCCATACGCTCTTTAGCGAAGGCCAGCGCCGCTTTGTCGAGACGTTGAGCACGTATGCCCGCCGCTTCTTGGGCCGCCCTGACCACGGGAGCATCGATTCCATTTCGGGCTTGGCGCCTGCGATTGCGATTGACCAGAAGAGTGCAAGCAAGAGCCCGCGCAGTACGGTGGCGACCCTCACCGAAATTTATGACTACTTCCGCATTTTCTGGGCGAGGGTCGGCACCCCGCATTGCTTGAAATGCGGGAAGCCTGTGTCTTCGTACAGCGCGGGCGACCTGATGCAATACGCCTTCGACCGCGACTTGAACAAGAAAGTCACGGTTCTTGCCCCGTTCGAAATCAAGGACGTGCTGAAGCTTTCCAAGATTCTCACGGAAAAAGGCTACCGCAAGGTTTACCTCGGCAATAAGCTGGTGGAACTTCCGCTGCCGAAAATCCCGACCCGCGAAAAGCAGTTGTTCGCTGTGGTCGATACGGTCGTGGTCAAGGAAGAAAACCGCGCCCGCCTGGTAGAAGCCTTTGAACGCGGCTACCGCGACGGTAACGGAATCCTTTATGTGGAAGACGAAAAGGGTGGTCGCTTGGCCTGCTCCGAAAAGCCGGGTTGCCCCGATTGCGGTTGGTACATGGATTCGGCGCTGAATCCGAAGCACTTCAGTTTCAATACGCACTGGGGCGCTTGCGAAACCTGCCTTGGCCTCGGTCATTTTAAGGACGGCGAAGTCTGCCCCGATTGCCACGGCGAACGCTTGAAACCGGAATATTTGGCGGTCCGCATCGGCGACAAGAACATCATGGACGTGAACCACATGAGCATCGCCCAGGCGCTCGAATGGTTCAGCAACGAAAACTTCAAGCGCGACAATTTCGGGAAAGACAAGAATGCCGACGGCAAGATGACGGTCGCCGAACCTTTGCTCCGCGAAATTGTCGGGCGTCTCAACTTCTTGAAGGGAGTGGGCCTCGGCTACATCGGTCTTGACCGCGCGGGCGACACGCTCAGTGGCGGTGAATCCCAGAGAATTCGTCTCGCAAGCCAGATCGGTAGCGGCCTCGAAGGCGTGCTCTATGTGCTTGACGAACCCACGGTAGGCCTGCACGAAAGCGATACCGCCATGCTGCTCGATACGCTTTACCGCCTGCGCGATTTGGGTAACACGCTCGTGGTGGTGGAACACGACATGAAGATGATGCAGGCTGCCGACCACATTATCGATATGGGCCCGGCGGCGGGCGAGTTTGGTGGCGAGGTCGTTGCCGAGGGTTCTCCCGCACAGCTTTCCAAGCCTTACGCCTTACAGCAGTTCCCGCGTAGCGAGACTGTCAAGTACCTCACGCATACCATCCCGATGGCGAACGAAATTGCGGCAAAGCCCATTACCGATTCTACGGAATTCTACGAGTTCGAAAAACTCAAGCACAACAATTTGAAGAATTTGTCTGTAAAGTTCCCGAAGGGCGCGATTAGCGTTGTCTGCGGTGTTTCGGGTTCGGGCAAGAGCTCCATGGTCATGGACGAAATCTACCCGCGCCTCAAGAAGAATTTTCAGGCACGCGGTCGCAAGAAGCAGAGCGGCGAAGTGTTGCTGGTGGACCAGAGCCCGATTTCAGGGACGCCTCGCAGCACGCCCGCCAGTTTCACGGGCGTGTTTGACGAAATCCGTAGGCTTTTCGCCAAACTGCCGCAAGCTAAGTTGAAGGGCTTCGATTATGGCCGCTTCAGCTACAACTTGGCTCGCGGCCGCTGCGAGGCCTGCGAGGGCCGCGGCGCCATCTCGGTGGAAATGCACTTCCTTTCGGACGTGTGGGAAGTCTGCGATGTCTGCGGCGGCAAGCGCTACAATCAGGAGACTCTCACCGTCACCTTCAAGGGTAAAAATATCGCCGACGTGCTCGACATGCGCGTGGCCGAAGCCTGCGAATTCTTCAAGGACCAGCCGAAAATCCTCCCGAAACTGGAATGCCTGCGCGATGTGGGCCTTCCGTACGTAAAGCTCGGCCAGTCCGTGACGACCCTCAGCGGCGGCGAATCCCAGCGCCTCAAGTTGGCTGCGGAACTTGCCCGCAAGCCTGCCCAAGAAATGGTCTACCTGCTCGATGAACCGACTACCGGCCTCCACCTCAAGGATATCCAAATCCTCTGGAACATGCTCCGCAAACTTTCTGCCCGCGGCGATACGGTCATCGTTATCGAACACCACCCCGATATCATCCGCCTCGCCGACTGGAAGGTGGAACTCGGGCCTGTCGGTGGCGAAAAGGGCGGATATTTGCTCGAAATGGGCGAAAATGCCCGCTAAATGACCATAATCACGTACAACGTCATTATTAAGATATTATTTTTATGTAACGAACTGGCGCCCGGACTTGTCCGGTGCCTATAGGTTTATCAACAGGAGATGTTATGTCTTTTGCCCGTTTGCTACCTCTTTTGCTGTTGGTCCCGGCCCTCTCTTTTGCCGATGCCGACAAGAATTTCAAGGTTGCACCGAATCAGTTCTCGACCGGAAGCGTGGTCGAACCTGTCGCCAACATGGCCGTCGAGGCCAAGGGTGCCGCGATGGTTTCCCAGAAGCCGGTCTTCCCGCTCAAGAGCAATAACCTCTACTGGCGTCACAAGAAAGGCCCCAAGGAATACCAGTGGGTGCAGGGCCAGGTGAACTTCACGAATTTCAAGAAACTCCATGCCTTCAGTCTCGGACAGGCGCACCTGAACTCCTTCGAAGTCGCCCAGATGCGCTTCTACGCCTCTCAGAACAAGAAGGCGTTCCAGGACGAAGACGACCTCTACTTCGACAAGTACTTCATTTACTCCCCGCGTGTGCCCAAGCTGTTCTTTATCAAGAACGGAAAGTGGCAAATCCTGAATGAAACGGATCTTCCGGGCGTAGCCGTCATCAAGAGCGACCGCAAGGATGTCTATGCCGCATTTGAAGATGCTCCGACCAAGAAACTGCCCAAGGCGGTTTACCCCCTGCAGCCCGATACTTACGTGTTTATGTTCTCTGCTCCCGGTACGCTTCCGGTGGCCGATATCGGCGTTGTCAAGTCTGGTGAAGTGTTGGTGATGAAACCCCAGCTGGTGGCTATCGATGCAGATGCCAGCAAGGCTCCTGATCTTTCTGTCGGTATTTCTGACGTGAAGAAGACCAAGAATCTCGAAGAAACCGAAATCCTGTTTGACCAGTTTATTGCCGAACTGCAGAAGGTGGTCGACCTTGTCGACACGAACGAGTTTGTGAAGCTGTATCCGAAGATGAAGTCCGCTGAATCCGTGGGGCTCTACTCCGGCGAACCGAATTACGAAACCTACAGGTCCGCATATGAAGGCACTCGCATGAAGGCCAAGTCTGACTGGCTGAATTCTAACATGAAGGGCGTGCCCGAACTCAATACTGCGTTCAAGAAGAAGCTCGATAGCCTGCAGGCACTCCCGCTGCGCGGTTCTATGGCTCCCACGTCGTTCGAGCCGGTGACCGACAAGGTTGTCGAGGGCGAGGATTCTACAGCCGCGAAGATGAAGGCCGTCAGGTTCAAGTTTGGCAAGGACAAGGAACGTTTCGATTTTGCTTGGGAAGGTACTGCCAAGGGCCTGACCGCCGAAGAACTCTACAAGTTGTTCACCGAACATGCAAGCGAGGTGACCGTCTATATTACCATCAAGCAGAACAAGCCTGTCTGGATTCGTAAGGACGGCGTTATTACGGGCCGTCACCACTACCGCTACACCCGCATCGAGTTTGAATACCAGGGTAATAACATGGTTGGCCTGGGTGATTTCTCGCTCCCCGGCTACATTGTGGACGAACCGGAGGTGCAGGAATGGCTGAATCATTACGATGCCGAAGATATTGCTCTCCAGCAGGGTGCTGCCGCCGAGGCCAAGGCCAAGGCCGCTGCCGCTAAGGAATCCGCGAAGAACGACACCGTGTACGCGAAGGATGCCTACATGCCGGAATTCACCAAGATGAGCATTCCGCGCATTATCCGTGACAACACGTTCGGTGCCGTGGCGCTCATTGACTCGGGCATGTTCCGTTACCGCGGTAGCGTAGTCCGCCTGTCTCCGTTCGCCATCATGACGACCGAAATGACGCAGAAACTCTTTGACCAGACGATGCTCCGCCAGCAGGATTCTACCAAGCGCATCAAGGATCGCTCGTCGTTCAAGAATCCGTCCAAGCCGGTCCACAACATCACGTGGGACGATGCTCGCGCTGCCTGTAAGCTTTTGGGCGGCGACCTGCCGACTGAAGCCCAGTGGGAATTTGCCGGCCGCGCCGACAACAACGAAGGCGCCCTCTGGACAATCGACGAAACTGCAGACGTGGGCGACTACGCCATCTATCGCGAGAACTCTTACAAGATGGGCAAGAAGAGCCAGGCCTACGGCCCGCAGATGGTTGCTTCCAAGAAGCCGAATGCCTGGGGCATTTACGACATGTCCGGTAACGTTGCGGAATGGACCCGCGACAAGTACTTCATGTTCTCGTTCTGGGTGGAATCCTCTAACCCGACTGGCGCCATGATGGGCTTCTCGAAGGTGTACAAGGGCGGTTCCTGGAAGGACGGCGAATCTGCGCTCAACCTCACGAAGAGCGATGACGAAGACCCGAGATACTGGTCCGATGCAATTGGATTCCGCTGCGTATTCCCGCGCAAGCTGTTCGAGGGCCGTTAATGCCTGAAAAAACATCCGTATCCGCTACGGAAGAACTCAAGAACGATACGCGATTCAAGTTTTTCCGCCGGATTATTTCTGCCCCGTACTTGCTGGCATTGCTCGGGCTCTTGCTGCCCCTGATGAATGTTTCTTGCGCCGAGAAGGTGATTGCCGAACCCTCGTTCTATGAGGTTGCGACAGGCGCCGACTTGCGCGAAACCTTGAAGGAACCTGCGAAGGGTTACCTCCTGAAGATGGAGAAAGATAACCCGAAGGCGCTAGACCGCTTCCGCACATCGATGCCCGAATTCCCGAAGCTCCAGCCGATGCCGGTGCTGTTCGGGATTGTTGCCGCTCTTGTGCTTGCTGCTGTGTTTGCTTGGTTCACTCCGCTCGGGTCACTTACCCTCGGGATACTTGCGATGTGCGCCTTGTGGGCTCTGCTTGCCCAGATGGGTTCGATATGCGCGAATATCGGAATGCAGGTGTTGCAGGTTGAACCTGGTCATGGCATCTATGCGGCATCCGTGCTAATCCTGATTGGAACCGCGATGAATCTCGCGGCGATAATCCGCCCGATTGTGGTAGAGGTGAAGGCGAAGCGCGCGGTGAAGAATGCCGTTGGTCAATAGCTATTGGTCAATGGTCATTGGTTATTTATAGCCGCTCGTTCATCCTGGACACAACGTGTCACGAGCGGTTATATACAAGCGCTTGAACTAATGGCCAACAACTAATGACTAACAACTAATTACACGTTAAACAGGAAGTACATGATGTCGCCATCCTGTACCAGGTAGTCCTTGCCTTCGGTGCGGACGAGGCCGGCTTCCTTCGCGGCATTCCAGCTGCCGTGCTTCAGGAAGTCTGCGTAGCTCAGCGTTTCTGCGCGGATGAAGCCGCGTTCGAAGTCCGTGTGGATGACGCCTGCGCACTGCGGTGCCTTGTAGCCCGCGTGGAACGTCCAGGCGCGGCATTCCTTTTCGCCTGCGGTAAAGAACGTGCGGAGTCCGAGAATCTCGTAGCCCTTGCGCACCACGGCGTCGAGGCCCGATTCCTTCATGCCGAGTTCCTTCAGGAATTCAGCCTTGTCGGCAGGTTCCATCGCAGATAGTTCTTCTTCGATCTTCCCGCTAATCACGATGACTTCGTGGCCGTTCTTGGCGGCGTAATCCTTCAGCTGGTCCACATAGGCGTTGCCCGTGAGGATGTCGTCTTCCTTCACGTTCGCGCAGTAGAACAGCGGCTTTGCGGTGAGGAGGCCCAAGTCCTTCACGATGCCTTCCATCTCTTCGCTGTCGTGCATCACGGTGCGTGCGGCCTTGCCCTCTTCCATGGTCTTCTTCAAAAGTTCGCAGGCGGCAAGGCGTGCCTTCGCTTCGGCGTTGCCGGTGCGGGCGCTCTTCGCTTCGGTGGAAAGTCGCTTCTCGACGGTGTCGAGGTCCTTCAGGATGAGCTCGGTCTCGATGACTTCCACGTCACGCACCGGGTCCACGGAGCCGCTCACGTGCACGATGTTCTCGTCGTCGAAGCAGCGGATGACTTCCATGATGGCTTCGCACTCGCGGATGTGGGTGAGGAACTGGTTGCCGAGGCCTTCGCCCTGGGCGGCGCCCTTCACGAGGCCGGCGATGTCCACGAATTCCGTAACGGCGGGGACGATGGACTTCGGGTTGTAGACCTTCACGAGTTCGTCGAGGCGGCTATCCGGCACGCTCACCATGCCCACGTTCGGCTCGATGGTGCAGAACGGGTAGTTCGCGGCCTCGGCTCCGGCGTTGGTGATTGCGTTAAAGATGGTGGACTTGCCTACGTTCGGGAGGCCTACGATACCGCATTTGAAACCCATGATAATCTCCGGTTTGATTTGCGCGGATAACCCGCGCTCTTTGAACGCGGGTAAATTTAGAAAGAAAACCTATATCAGGGCGAGTGATTTGTCGCAAATGCGGGTGTAAAATAAGGCTGCTTTGCAGGTACAAAATCGGGCTGCTTTGCGGGCGCTATTCCACGATCAGGGACTTCTCGTAAATAAAGTCGACTTCCTCGGGCGTGATTCCGCCTGGGACGAGGTCCAGTTTGGAGCGGTTCACCTTCATGGCGGCGGCGAACTTGTCGCGCATTTCGCGCGTAACCTTGCATTTGCCTATGAGCCTTTCGAGCATCGCGGCGAAATCGGCGGTGCTTTCGAGGCCCAACAGTGTCAAGATGCGCTTGACATCTTCGGGAACTTTCTTTTCGCAGATTTCCACGTAGGCAGCGAGGAAGTAACCGACGGCGGGGCCGTGCGGCACGCCCTGATGCAGCGTGAGATCGTAGCTCATGCCGTGCGGTACGGCAGTGCTCGTGTGCGCGATGGACATGCCCGCGATAGTCGAGGTGAGCATGAGTTTTTCGTAAAGGTTTTCGCTTACGGGGGCGTCGGAGAGGAGTGCTTCCTTGAATTCGCCCCAGAGCTTGAGGCCGTATTCTGGGCACATGCGGTTGAACGCGTTGGAATAGACGTTCAGGATGCTTTCGACCATGTGGGCGAGGGCATCGACCGCGGTGTTGATAATCAGCGTCTTCTTGGCCGAGGCGAGGTACTTGCCGTCGACAAGCGCGAGTGCTGGGAAAATCTTGTGCGGGATGCTCTTCTTCAGTTGAATCTTGTGGTTCGTGATGATGGCGACCGGCGTTGCCTCGGAACCCGTTCCGCAGGTAGTCGGTACAGCAACGACAGGTACGTGGCCGAGCGGCTTTTCGGGAGCCTTGTGCAAGTTGTCTGCGTCAACACTCGGGTTTGCAAGGAGCAATGCAACAGCCTTTGCTGCGTCAATGGCGGAACCGCCCCCGATGCCGATGATGTAATCGGCGCCGAATTCGCGGGCTTGTTTTGCGGCGTTCCCCACGGTATCGGTAGAAGGATTTTCCTCGACTTGGTCAAAAACCTGGTACGGCACGTGGCCTACATCCAGAACGGCGGTGACATCGTTCAATGAACCGTTCTTCTTGGCAGAAGTTTTGCCCGTCATGATGAACGCACGTTTCCCCATCGCAAGCAGGTTTTGCGCGTGGTTTTTCACGCAGTCCTTTTCAACATAGATATCCGTGGGTACATAGAAACGCATAGAATTGTCCTGAAATTATGAGAGTATGCAAAAAAAAATAGTAAATCGAGGTTGGAAAATTTTGCCGGCTAGAACCTGCGGACTACAAGGATTTCGAAGGCCGCTACGTATTTTTGCTCCAGATGTTCGCCAAACGCGATGGCGGAATATCCGCTTTTAAGAACGATGTTCCAAGCCCATTTTTCCCCGATGTAGCCCAAAGCGGTCTTTATGTCCGATTCGGGTAAGAGCAGGTTGCCGTCGTCAGCGTTCTCGCGTCCGTACGCAATGCCTACAACGCCCCAGAGGTTCCAGAAATACCCGTTGCTGAAAACGAAGGTGTAGGTGTACCCGACGTCACCCCAGATGGAGGTGATGTCGCGCTTGTCGTTTACGTAATCGAGCACTCCGTCGTTGTCTTCGGCAATGTTTCGTTGCAGGCGCCCGCCGATAATCAAGCTCCCGGCTGATTTTTTTTGTCGGCGATCCAAAAAGTAGGCGCTCCTGGGTGCAAAAATTTCTTTCGCGGTCGCCATCCAGAGCATCGAGAAATACATGTCCGCAAACCAGAGGTCTATGAATTCCTGCTCCTTTTCGCCGTCGCGCTCGACTTCCGCGGTAAAGCCGCTGTAAAAGCGGAGCTTTGCCGTAAGCCACCAGTTCCCGGGGAAAAAGTCAAGCCCCGTCTCGAAAGCCTGGGTGTCTGATTTTCCATTCGAGGTGGTAAAAGGGAGGCTGTACTTGAAATCGGCGGACACGTCCCACGAAATCCCGAATGTGGTAAACAGACTGTCGTAACCGACGCCGATGCCCACATCGACCGGGCGGTTCGAATTGAGCATCGAGTTGTTGTAGGCGGAATTCCAGGTGGCCACGAAATTGTAATCGCACAAGAAACGCAGCGAGAATCGTTCACGGAACTTGGAAACCGAAGGCTCGTCGCTGTCTTGCGCTTCGGCAAAGGCAAACCCCGCGAACACCAGGGCAAACAGGAATATTTTCAGGACGCACTTCATCAGGGGCCTTGAAAAGATAATAACATAAAGAGCCCCTAGCGCATCAGTCTGTTCCAAAGAGCATCTTCTAGATTGCGTCTGGAATCTACGACGGCGGTGACATCGTTCAAGGAACCGTTCTTCTTGGCAGATATTTTGCCCGTCATAATGAACGCACGCTTTCCAACCGCAAGTAAATTAGGGGCGTGGCTCTTCACGCAGTCTTTTTCAACGTAGATATCCGTGGGCACGTAGAAACGCATAGAAAATACATTTCCTGATTATTATAATCCGAGTCCTTCGATTATTGAGCG from Fibrobacter sp. UWR3 includes the following:
- the uvrA gene encoding excinuclease ABC subunit UvrA, with translation MTKSIEIRDAHEHNLRHVNLSIPRDSIVVVTGVSGSGKSSLAFDTVFQEGQRRFVESLSAYARQFIGRMKHPEVESVRGISPTISIDQKTVNRNPRSTVGTVVEILDHYRLLFARLGVPHCPDCGRVIQAQTVDQIVDNLYVSDEGKQITVMAPIVQERKGEYRKELAELKENGFVRARVDGTIYRLEDVPALVRYEKHTIEAVIDRLTLERKNMSRLREALEGALKLTDGKLVSFLLSAGGSGKDGAGEAGAGTVPGKDGVEEYRLQGTLLACPKCGISIPELEPRFFSFNDPKGRCPACKGMGESYKFDLDLIIPDKTKSIKEGCIATIKKDDGTLIFSDFGRRNLRNIANEMHFSLDTPWNKLKKAQQDAVLYGTPSESERGIIPIMQELWDMWHIFHFRKYMQIGVCPECHGTRINRTANAVTFHGVNLTEMTEWSVEKSVKFFNKIDLSEKEKRIGKEILKEIRGRLSFLNAVGLGYLTINRKASTLSGGEAQRIRLASAVGAGLQGVLYVLDEPSIGLHPRDNDKLLGMLEHLRAQGNSLIIVEHDEDTMRHADCVIDVGPGAGVEGGRVIAAGTVEELEKNKASLTGAYLSGRKAIEIPEKRKKIDKNTPKLKICGAAENNLKNIDVEIPLDGALTVVTGVSGSGKSTLINQILRRELARVFYNSEEPVGKFDHLEGLENIDKVIEIDQTPIGRTPRSNPATYTKIWDDIRDLFASMEESKIRGYSKSRFSFNVKGGRCDACEGAGVKIVDMHILPSVQVTCEVCGGKRFNDATREVYFKGKNVSEILDMSIADAAEFFKDIPKIAEPLNLLVEVGLGYLTLGQPSTTLSGGEAQRIKIASELRRPGTGKTLYLLDEPTTGLHFEDIRKLMDCLNRLRSLGNSVVIIEHNLDVIKCADWIIDLGPDAGIHGGRVIATGTPEQIAKCKKSETGKYLAPVLAKKHGENRHFDRTLKGGEDLSLDIEVHGARKHNLKNIDVTIPRHKLTVVTGVSGSGKSSLAFHTLFSEGQRRFVETLSTYARRFLGRPDHGSIDSISGLAPAIAIDQKSASKSPRSTVATLTEIYDYFRIFWARVGTPHCLKCGKPVSSYSAGDLMQYAFDRDLNKKVTVLAPFEIKDVLKLSKILTEKGYRKVYLGNKLVELPLPKIPTREKQLFAVVDTVVVKEENRARLVEAFERGYRDGNGILYVEDEKGGRLACSEKPGCPDCGWYMDSALNPKHFSFNTHWGACETCLGLGHFKDGEVCPDCHGERLKPEYLAVRIGDKNIMDVNHMSIAQALEWFSNENFKRDNFGKDKNADGKMTVAEPLLREIVGRLNFLKGVGLGYIGLDRAGDTLSGGESQRIRLASQIGSGLEGVLYVLDEPTVGLHESDTAMLLDTLYRLRDLGNTLVVVEHDMKMMQAADHIIDMGPAAGEFGGEVVAEGSPAQLSKPYALQQFPRSETVKYLTHTIPMANEIAAKPITDSTEFYEFEKLKHNNLKNLSVKFPKGAISVVCGVSGSGKSSMVMDEIYPRLKKNFQARGRKKQSGEVLLVDQSPISGTPRSTPASFTGVFDEIRRLFAKLPQAKLKGFDYGRFSYNLARGRCEACEGRGAISVEMHFLSDVWEVCDVCGGKRYNQETLTVTFKGKNIADVLDMRVAEACEFFKDQPKILPKLECLRDVGLPYVKLGQSVTTLSGGESQRLKLAAELARKPAQEMVYLLDEPTTGLHLKDIQILWNMLRKLSARGDTVIVIEHHPDIIRLADWKVELGPVGGEKGGYLLEMGENAR
- a CDS encoding SUMF1/EgtB/PvdO family nonheme iron enzyme; its protein translation is MSFARLLPLLLLVPALSFADADKNFKVAPNQFSTGSVVEPVANMAVEAKGAAMVSQKPVFPLKSNNLYWRHKKGPKEYQWVQGQVNFTNFKKLHAFSLGQAHLNSFEVAQMRFYASQNKKAFQDEDDLYFDKYFIYSPRVPKLFFIKNGKWQILNETDLPGVAVIKSDRKDVYAAFEDAPTKKLPKAVYPLQPDTYVFMFSAPGTLPVADIGVVKSGEVLVMKPQLVAIDADASKAPDLSVGISDVKKTKNLEETEILFDQFIAELQKVVDLVDTNEFVKLYPKMKSAESVGLYSGEPNYETYRSAYEGTRMKAKSDWLNSNMKGVPELNTAFKKKLDSLQALPLRGSMAPTSFEPVTDKVVEGEDSTAAKMKAVRFKFGKDKERFDFAWEGTAKGLTAEELYKLFTEHASEVTVYITIKQNKPVWIRKDGVITGRHHYRYTRIEFEYQGNNMVGLGDFSLPGYIVDEPEVQEWLNHYDAEDIALQQGAAAEAKAKAAAAKESAKNDTVYAKDAYMPEFTKMSIPRIIRDNTFGAVALIDSGMFRYRGSVVRLSPFAIMTTEMTQKLFDQTMLRQQDSTKRIKDRSSFKNPSKPVHNITWDDARAACKLLGGDLPTEAQWEFAGRADNNEGALWTIDETADVGDYAIYRENSYKMGKKSQAYGPQMVASKKPNAWGIYDMSGNVAEWTRDKYFMFSFWVESSNPTGAMMGFSKVYKGGSWKDGESALNLTKSDDEDPRYWSDAIGFRCVFPRKLFEGR
- the ychF gene encoding redox-regulated ATPase YchF, which translates into the protein MGFKCGIVGLPNVGKSTIFNAITNAGAEAANYPFCTIEPNVGMVSVPDSRLDELVKVYNPKSIVPAVTEFVDIAGLVKGAAQGEGLGNQFLTHIRECEAIMEVIRCFDDENIVHVSGSVDPVRDVEVIETELILKDLDTVEKRLSTEAKSARTGNAEAKARLAACELLKKTMEEGKAARTVMHDSEEMEGIVKDLGLLTAKPLFYCANVKEDDILTGNAYVDQLKDYAAKNGHEVIVISGKIEEELSAMEPADKAEFLKELGMKESGLDAVVRKGYEILGLRTFFTAGEKECRAWTFHAGYKAPQCAGVIHTDFERGFIRAETLSYADFLKHGSWNAAKEAGLVRTEGKDYLVQDGDIMYFLFNV
- a CDS encoding iron-containing alcohol dehydrogenase family protein; this translates as MRFYVPTDIYVEKDCVKNHAQNLLAMGKRAFIMTGKTSAKKNGSLNDVTAVLDVGHVPYQVFDQVEENPSTDTVGNAAKQAREFGADYIIGIGGGSAIDAAKAVALLLANPSVDADNLHKAPEKPLGHVPVVAVPTTCGTGSEATPVAIITNHKIQLKKSIPHKIFPALALVDGKYLASAKKTLIINTAVDALAHMVESILNVYSNAFNRMCPEYGLKLWGEFKEALLSDAPVSENLYEKLMLTSTIAGMSIAHTSTAVPHGMSYDLTLHQGVPHGPAVGYFLAAYVEICEKKVPEDVKRILTLLGLESTADFAAMLERLIGKCKVTREMRDKFAAAMKVNRSKLDLVPGGITPEEVDFIYEKSLIVE